A region of Streptomyces sp. R44 DNA encodes the following proteins:
- a CDS encoding SURF1 family protein: protein MYRFLRTPRWWGINVFVLLAIPFCVFMGTWQLGKFEDRVDSHREAEQRPAASSLKAEPLDSLLPVDQETSGRSAQARGRFGEQFLVPDRELDGRTGSYVLTLLRTDGGRSLPVVRGWLPTGAKAPAPPTGEVTVVGALQASENPGTKGVRAAGGLPEGQLGMISAASLVNVVTDDVYDAWITLADSPTGLTPVPAAAAAGTSLDAKAFQNLGYTAEWFVFAGFVVFMWFRLVRREAEASRDEALGL from the coding sequence GTGTACCGGTTCCTGAGAACGCCCCGCTGGTGGGGGATCAACGTCTTCGTCCTCCTCGCGATCCCGTTCTGCGTGTTCATGGGGACCTGGCAGCTCGGCAAGTTCGAGGACCGCGTCGACTCCCACCGGGAGGCCGAGCAGCGGCCCGCGGCGAGCTCGCTGAAGGCCGAGCCGCTGGACTCCCTGCTGCCGGTGGACCAGGAGACCTCGGGCCGTTCGGCTCAGGCGCGCGGCCGGTTCGGGGAGCAGTTCCTCGTGCCGGACCGCGAGCTGGACGGCCGGACCGGCTCGTACGTCCTGACGCTCCTCAGGACCGATGGCGGCCGCTCGCTGCCGGTGGTCCGGGGCTGGCTCCCCACGGGCGCGAAGGCCCCGGCCCCGCCGACCGGCGAGGTCACGGTGGTGGGCGCGCTCCAGGCCTCGGAGAACCCGGGCACGAAGGGCGTCCGCGCGGCGGGCGGGCTGCCCGAGGGGCAGCTCGGGATGATCAGCGCGGCGTCCCTGGTGAACGTGGTGACGGACGACGTCTACGACGCCTGGATCACCCTCGCCGACTCCCCCACCGGTCTCACGCCGGTGCCGGCGGCGGCCGCGGCGGGCACGAGCCTGGACGCCAAGGCCTTCCAGAACCTCGGCTACACGGCGGAGTGGTTCGTCTTCGCGGGCTTCGTGGTCTTCATGTGGTTCCGCCTCGTCCGCCGCGAGGCGGAGGCCTCCCGCGACGAGGCGCTGGGCCTGTAG